One segment of Ipomoea triloba cultivar NCNSP0323 chromosome 12, ASM357664v1 DNA contains the following:
- the LOC115998518 gene encoding style cell-cycle inhibitor 1-B-like has protein sequence MGTEKKKHRRSSEPSSPQRDEVKRKRHRSEEDEREGKREKKDGSRKEKKHKSHKSSKRRSDKEKSGEKHKSKSHKHKDSSKLKFEELTKDDYFSKNNEFAAWLKEKKNLFFMDLSSEAAHDLFLDFVKEWNKGKLASEYYEGISTGPRSSHKWNIKQ, from the exons ATGGGCACCGAGAAGAAGAAACACAGAAGAAGCTCAGAACCTTCTTCTCCGCAACGAG ATGAAGTGAAGAGGAAACGACATAGAAGTGAGGAAGACGAGAGAGAGGGAAAGAGGGAAAAGAAGGACGGTTCCAGGAAGGAGAAGAAGCATAAATCTCATAAATCTTCCAAACGCCGCTCTGATAAAG AGAAGTCAGGAGAAAAGCATAAAAGTAAAAGCCACAAGCATAAGGATTCCTCA AAGTTAAAGTTTGAAGAACTGACAAAGGATGACTATTTCTCAAAGAACAATGAGTTTGCGGCCTGGCTGAAGGAAAAGAAGAATCTGTTTTTCATGGATCTTTCGTCTGAGGCTGCACATGATTTATTCTTGGACTTTGTCAAGGAATGGAACAAGGGAAAGCTTGCCAGCGAATACTATGAAGGCATATCAACTGGGCCACGATCATCTCACAAGTGGAACATCAAACAGTAA